A stretch of Leptospira andrefontaineae DNA encodes these proteins:
- a CDS encoding ATP-dependent Clp protease adaptor ClpS, whose product MPNSPSIEETTTEDPVQIGGPWRVVLWDDNEHTYEYVIMMLMDVCKMTPEQAFSHAVEVDAQKKTVVFAGELEHAEHIQDLILNYGPDPLLPASKGSMSATLEG is encoded by the coding sequence ATGCCTAACTCTCCCTCAATAGAAGAAACCACCACAGAAGATCCGGTGCAAATCGGAGGACCTTGGAGAGTGGTTTTATGGGATGATAATGAACATACTTACGAATATGTGATTATGATGCTTATGGATGTTTGCAAGATGACTCCGGAGCAAGCGTTTAGTCATGCTGTAGAAGTAGATGCTCAGAAAAAGACAGTAGTGTTTGCAGGCGAATTAGAACACGCAGAACATATCCAGGATCTAATTTTAAATTACGGACCGGACCCACTTTTGCCTGCCTCCAAAGGTTCGATGAGCGCAACGCTCGAAGGTTAA